One segment of Panicum virgatum strain AP13 chromosome 3K, P.virgatum_v5, whole genome shotgun sequence DNA contains the following:
- the LOC120696585 gene encoding uncharacterized protein LOC120696585 codes for MLATKRGGDSLTRSSDDSKRTRSLVSGDSNWYPDEGIWSGLGKEGVLRLSKSVVSLALSDGDTVLFSCSGIAIKFMMNATRFLTSASLVRAFESYKDKNHNNLKIEVRHEGKVATGFLKESDLDLEIAIVHIDSSFDVRPVFLYHWNQFMPYCDVVSLGRDTSGKLMAITGKLTRDRSGSNESEYLMFSSCKLSEVWEGGPLFSYDGEFVGMNLVPSMKKSFFLPTSLIIERLQHFWTSLERNAFLTRVKELKKLRVGELTDDTQDSQSEGAPNKDHLEVVGYPKPTGTGSGMKLVYTFEEPFGDVYQDGIWKKLGKRFCRKICRSVVSLASFTGDTRYFACSGIFIDWDGKCRDNECQIILTSASLVRNPDYPYDGDKIVEGLSIEVRLPSNRRREGMLIHYNLQYNVALVSVQEFCAVPLAISKHGSLICSSKLVAAVGRCFKSNDLMASSGQLVPSWSGQFDCKKLHYSTCRITKAGIGGPLVDYDGNFIGMNFYDPKMGTPFLFCDDIVDILDCFKKRTGAEIDSFRVDGDDTVFVNSWPVPPPYWRCPGDPDGFSEYERKVLASGRKFNYYDGRVCK; via the exons ATGTTGGCAACTAAAAGGGGTGGTGATAGTCTTACAAGAAGCTCAGATGACAGTAAAAGAACCAGGTCATTGGTTTCAG GTGACTCAAATTGGTACCCTGATGAAGGTATCTGGAGTGGCCTGGGTAAAGAAGGTGTTTTGAGATTGTCCAAAAGTGTTGTCTCGCTTGCTTTGTCAGATG GGGATACAGTGCTATTTTCGTGCTCTGGCATAGCTATAAAATTCATGATGAATGCTACAAGGTTTCTGACTTCAGCAAGTTTGGTTCGAGCTTTCGAGAGTTATAAAGACAAAAACCATAATAACCTTAAG ATTGAAGTGCGCCATGAAGGAAAAGTCGCCACTGGATTTCTGAAGGAATCTGATTTGGACCTTGAGATTGCTATTGTCCACATCGATTCCTCCTTTGATGTTCGTCCCGTATTTCTCTATCATTGGAATCAATTTATGCCCTATTGCGATGTAGTATCATTAGGGCGTGACACATCAGGcaaattaatggccataactgGGAAGCTTACTCGTGACCGGAGTGGATCTAATGAAAGTGAATATCTTATGTTCTCTTCTTGTAAATTATCTGAG GTTTGGGAAGGTGGCCCTCTTTTTAGTTATGATGGGGAGTTTGTTGGCATGAACCTTGTTCCAAGTATGAAAAAATCATTTTTCTTGCCCACGAGTTTGATTATTGAACGGCTGCAGCATTTCTGGACATCTCTGGAAAGGAATGCATTTCTGACACGGGTAAAAGAGTTAAAGAAATTGAG GGTTGGAGAACTGACAGATGATACACAGGACTCACAATCTGAAG GTGCTCCGAACAAGGATCATCTAGAAGTGGTGGGCTATCCCAAGCCAACTGGCACTGGCA GTGGAATGAAATTGGTTTATACTTTCGAAGAGCCTTTTGGTGATGTTTACCAAGATGGTATCTGGAAGAAACTTGGTAAAAGATTTTGTCGGAAGATATGTCGAAGTGTTGTCTCCCTTGCTTCATTTACTG GAGATACAAGGTATTTTGCATGTTCTGGAATTTTTATTGACTGGGATGGTAAATGCCGAGACAATGAATGCCAGATTATTCTGACTTCGGCGAGCTTAGTTAGAAATCCTGATTATCCCTATGATGGAGACAAGATTGTTGAAGGATTGAGT ATTGAAGTGCGTCTTCCGAGCAACAGACGAAGAGAAGGGATGTTAATACATTACAATTTGCAATATAATGTTGCTTTAGTCAGTGTCCAAGAATTCTGTGCTGTCCCTCTAGCCATTTCTAAACACGGGTCACTAATTTGTTCTTCTAAGTTAGTAGCTGCTGTTGGGCGTTGCTTCAAATCAAATGATTTGATGGCTTCAAGTGGGCAACTGGTTCCCTCCTGGTCGGGTCAATTTGATTGCAAAAAGCTTCATTACTCTACATGTCGTATCACTAAG GCCGGGATTGGAGGGCCCCTTGTTGATTATGATGGGAATTTtattggcatgaacttttatgATCCAAAAATGGGCACCCCGTTTCTGTTTTGTGATGATATTGTTGATATCCTGGATTGTTTTAAGAAAAG GACTGGTGCTGAAATTGACAGTTTCCGTGTTGATGGAGATGACACTGTTTTTGTGAACAG CTGGCCAGTGCCTCCTCCATATTGGAGGTGTCCAGGTGATCCAGATGGTTTTAGCGAATATGAGCGTAAAGTCCTAGCCAGCGGCCGCAAGTTTAACTACTATGATGGGCGGGTTTGCAAGTAG